A region of Thioalbus denitrificans DNA encodes the following proteins:
- a CDS encoding carbon storage regulator, which yields MLKLSRTTGQAVHIGGDLICTLETLWSGSAKLRFDAPRTDRRAVSIIPLNGFVQLGVVTVHLLDINRGQARLGFEAPADVHILREELVPGNRPRGRGRAVA from the coding sequence ATGCTTAAGCTCAGCCGCACCACCGGCCAGGCCGTCCACATCGGCGGCGACCTCATCTGCACCCTGGAGACGCTCTGGTCGGGCAGCGCCAAGCTGCGCTTCGACGCGCCGCGCACCGACCGGCGGGCGGTCTCCATCATCCCGCTCAACGGCTTCGTGCAGCTCGGCGTCGTCACCGTCCACCTGCTGGATATCAACCGCGGGCAGGCGCGCCTCGGTTTCGAGGCGCCCGCCGACGTGCACATTCTCCGCGAGGAGCTGGTGCCCGGGAACCGGCCGCGGGGCCGGGGGAGGGCGGTAGCATGA
- a CDS encoding efflux RND transporter permease subunit, whose translation MSWPRFSLTYRYTVFATLIAVVVFGVVARFSLPVQLFPDTDPPVVTVITDYPGVAATDVGKNLSKILEEEFAGIDGVARVTSTSQTGLSVVKVEFHYDRRVGEAAVDVQNAISRVRSNLPPRIGEPQVLQFSSSDKPILTLAISSGSLSLEAVRELADNPVSDRLQLVPGVAAVDVFGGHKYELHVAVQRDRLRAYDLELGQVAEALAGWNLTASGGRIQSGSREAVVRFDMPLRDTGDAGQLIIAHRQGREIRLADVADVSLTSHEARSAYHYNGEPAIAVQILKRDEANTVRVAEQVRDAVASLEREMPQLRFTLADDDSAFTELVIDNMTTSVFTAIILVILLIFLFLAHLRQAAIIAISIPVSFLMTFVLMWMANIDLNMVTMSAIILAIGLLVDDSIVVLENVHRHLAMPGKTPLRAALEGTEEIFLADLSGTVTTLAVLIPLVFLGGFVGKLFAPLAWTLAFALASSFVVSVTLIPVLTALWLHPEDNGETRLARWVAPFNNFMDGLKDGYLALLEVALRRPWRTLAVTLLLLVASARLMAFVGSEMLPKFDAGNFRVQIDTIPGMPLEQTLEAVSAVEQLLLAEPEVIGVSTQTGYEPGGHYLGNRGAMGVNQAEITVNLTPRTERTDSIWTIMERTRAGIERVPGITLAVLKEQGGTARSTTTAPIDVRLSGPDPVVLDQLGSAVLDRIRNVPGVRDPYKNWALDTPEVNVVIDRERAAELGLNGEAIAARAYEAMEGSVVTPYRQDRHRDLDVFLRYADADRDHLGDLGDLHLQVPGGTLPLRDVAQLEERLGPRIVTREDFQQTLDVLGYQYGRPLSETIADVQTALADLELPADYSLAITGEQSDFQDARKRMLAALAAGLLAVYLVLVAQFRSFKHPFTIMAAVPLQFIGAAAALLVAGKYLSMPALLGIILLVGTVVNNSIVLIDYVLQRRRAGMAIRAAIIESVHVRYRPIMMTALSDVAGMLPLAMELAVGAERFSPIATVVIGGILAATLLTLVIIPVLIFLVERRAPDPRTADPLLETL comes from the coding sequence ATGAGCTGGCCCCGCTTTTCCCTCACCTATCGCTATACCGTCTTCGCCACCCTCATAGCGGTCGTGGTGTTCGGCGTGGTGGCCCGTTTCAGCCTGCCGGTTCAGCTCTTCCCCGACACCGATCCGCCGGTGGTGACGGTCATCACCGACTACCCCGGCGTGGCCGCCACCGATGTGGGGAAGAACCTGAGCAAGATCCTGGAAGAGGAGTTCGCCGGCATCGATGGCGTCGCCCGCGTCACCTCCACCAGCCAGACCGGCCTGTCGGTGGTGAAGGTGGAGTTTCACTATGATCGCCGGGTGGGCGAGGCCGCGGTGGATGTCCAGAATGCCATCAGCCGTGTCCGCAGCAACCTGCCCCCGCGCATCGGTGAGCCCCAGGTCCTGCAGTTCTCCTCCTCCGACAAGCCGATTCTCACCCTGGCCATCAGTTCCGGCAGCCTGTCCCTCGAGGCAGTCCGCGAACTGGCGGACAACCCCGTCAGCGACCGGTTGCAGCTGGTGCCGGGAGTGGCCGCGGTGGACGTGTTCGGTGGCCACAAGTATGAGTTGCATGTGGCCGTGCAACGGGACCGCCTGCGGGCCTACGACCTGGAGCTGGGGCAGGTGGCCGAGGCGCTCGCGGGGTGGAACCTCACCGCCTCGGGGGGGCGCATCCAGAGCGGCAGCCGGGAGGCGGTGGTCCGCTTCGACATGCCGCTGCGTGACACCGGCGACGCCGGGCAACTCATCATCGCCCACCGGCAGGGTCGTGAGATCCGCCTGGCCGACGTGGCGGACGTCTCCCTGACCTCTCACGAGGCCCGCAGCGCCTACCATTACAACGGCGAGCCGGCCATCGCCGTGCAAATCCTGAAACGGGACGAGGCCAACACGGTGAGGGTGGCGGAGCAGGTGCGCGACGCCGTCGCCTCACTGGAGCGGGAGATGCCCCAGCTCCGGTTCACCCTGGCGGACGACGATTCCGCCTTTACCGAACTGGTCATCGACAACATGACCACGTCGGTGTTCACCGCCATCATACTGGTCATTCTCCTCATCTTTCTGTTCCTGGCCCATCTGCGCCAGGCCGCCATCATCGCCATCTCCATCCCGGTCTCCTTCCTGATGACCTTCGTCCTCATGTGGATGGCGAACATCGACCTGAACATGGTGACCATGTCCGCCATCATCCTGGCCATCGGCCTGCTGGTGGATGACAGCATCGTGGTACTGGAGAACGTTCACCGTCATCTCGCCATGCCGGGCAAGACCCCGTTGCGGGCGGCGCTTGAGGGCACCGAGGAGATCTTCCTGGCGGACCTCTCCGGCACGGTCACCACCCTGGCGGTGCTAATCCCGCTGGTCTTCCTGGGCGGCTTCGTCGGCAAGCTGTTCGCCCCCCTGGCCTGGACGCTCGCCTTCGCCCTCGCCTCCTCCTTCGTGGTCTCGGTCACCCTCATCCCGGTGCTCACGGCCCTGTGGCTCCATCCCGAGGACAATGGCGAAACCCGCCTGGCCCGTTGGGTCGCGCCCTTCAACAACTTCATGGATGGGCTGAAGGACGGCTACCTGGCCCTGCTGGAGGTGGCCCTGCGCCGGCCTTGGCGCACCCTTGCCGTGACCCTGCTGCTGCTGGTCGCCAGCGCCCGACTCATGGCCTTCGTCGGCAGCGAGATGCTGCCCAAGTTCGATGCCGGCAACTTCCGGGTGCAGATCGACACCATCCCCGGCATGCCCCTGGAGCAGACCCTGGAGGCGGTCTCGGCGGTGGAGCAGCTGCTGCTGGCGGAGCCGGAGGTCATCGGCGTCAGCACCCAGACGGGGTACGAGCCGGGCGGCCACTACCTCGGCAACCGGGGCGCCATGGGTGTGAACCAGGCGGAAATCACCGTCAACCTGACGCCGCGAACCGAGCGGACCGACTCCATCTGGACCATCATGGAGCGCACACGGGCCGGGATCGAGCGGGTTCCCGGCATCACCCTGGCCGTGCTGAAGGAGCAGGGAGGCACCGCCCGCTCCACCACCACGGCGCCCATCGATGTGCGCCTCAGCGGCCCCGACCCGGTGGTCCTGGACCAACTGGGCAGCGCCGTCCTGGATCGCATCCGCAACGTACCGGGCGTCAGGGATCCCTACAAGAACTGGGCCCTCGACACGCCCGAGGTGAACGTGGTCATCGATCGGGAACGGGCCGCCGAGCTCGGCCTCAACGGCGAGGCCATCGCCGCACGCGCCTACGAGGCCATGGAGGGCAGCGTGGTAACCCCCTACCGCCAGGACCGGCACCGCGACCTGGATGTCTTCCTGCGCTATGCGGACGCGGACCGGGATCATCTCGGCGACCTGGGCGACCTCCACCTGCAGGTGCCCGGCGGCACCCTACCCCTGCGGGACGTGGCGCAACTGGAAGAGCGCCTGGGCCCCCGTATCGTCACCCGGGAGGATTTCCAGCAGACCCTGGATGTTCTCGGTTATCAGTATGGCCGCCCCCTGTCGGAGACCATCGCCGATGTGCAGACGGCGCTGGCCGACCTGGAGCTGCCGGCGGACTACAGCCTGGCTATCACCGGTGAACAGAGTGACTTCCAGGATGCCAGAAAGCGGATGCTGGCGGCACTGGCCGCCGGCCTGCTCGCCGTCTACCTGGTGCTGGTGGCGCAGTTCCGCTCCTTCAAGCATCCCTTCACCATCATGGCTGCCGTGCCTCTGCAGTTCATCGGCGCGGCCGCCGCCCTGCTGGTGGCCGGCAAATACCTATCCATGCCCGCCCTGCTCGGCATCATCCTGCTGGTGGGGACGGTGGTGAACAACAGCATCGTGCTCATCGACTACGTCCTGCAGCGCCGCCGGGCGGGCATGGCGATCCGGGCAGCCATCATCGAGTCGGTTCACGTGCGCTACCGGCCCATCATGATGACCGCGCTGTCGGACGTGGCAGGGATGCTGCCCCTGGCCATGGAGCTGGCCGTGGGCGCCGAACGCTTCTCGCCCATCGCCACGGTGGTCATCGGGGGCATCCTCGCCGCCACCCTGCTGACGCTGGTGATCATTCCGGTCCTCATCTTCCTGGTGGAACGGCGTGCACCCGATCCCCGCACCGCCGACCCCCTGCTGGAAACCCTCTGA
- a CDS encoding TetR/AcrR family transcriptional regulator: MGKPTEERKAEIVQGALELAAEHGVKKVTTQAIADRVGIAQPTIFRHFKSRDAIFGAAINLVADGLFAALDGLFTAKAPADERLQQIITRQLAFVSRQRGVPRLIFSDRLHSESPKLKAVVRKVMDRYTTRMSALLAEGIESGRFRPDLDTDAAARYIIALIQGLIARWSIFDFEFPLDAEAEPLWQFLWPLLAPEG, translated from the coding sequence ATGGGCAAGCCAACCGAGGAACGCAAAGCCGAGATTGTCCAGGGCGCACTTGAACTGGCGGCGGAGCACGGCGTGAAGAAGGTGACCACCCAGGCCATCGCCGATCGGGTGGGGATTGCCCAGCCGACCATCTTCCGTCACTTCAAGAGCCGCGATGCCATTTTCGGCGCCGCCATCAACTTGGTGGCCGACGGACTCTTCGCCGCCCTGGACGGCCTGTTCACGGCGAAGGCGCCGGCCGATGAGCGATTGCAGCAGATCATCACCCGGCAACTGGCCTTCGTCTCCCGCCAGCGCGGCGTGCCGCGTCTTATCTTCTCGGACCGCCTACACTCGGAGTCGCCCAAGCTCAAGGCCGTGGTGCGGAAGGTCATGGATCGCTACACCACACGAATGTCCGCCCTCCTCGCCGAGGGCATCGAGAGCGGCCGCTTCCGTCCCGACCTGGATACCGATGCCGCCGCCCGCTACATCATCGCCCTCATCCAGGGTCTCATCGCCCGCTGGTCCATCTTCGACTTCGAGTTCCCGCTGGATGCCGAGGCGGAGCCGCTCTGGCAGTTCCTCTGGCCCCTGCTGGCGCCGGAGGGCTGA
- a CDS encoding cytochrome c — translation MATRHRAFRTAAPSRVALGLLLLLQGVPALAGPNLQAVMKTLGDDLCRASGALVQEDYPTLAEAARAIADHPRPGMSERLKILAGLGTDAERFRSADSAVQDAATSLAEAAEREDALAAAAHYSLLVEQCVDCHAGFRQRVRALLHP, via the coding sequence ATGGCCACACGACATCGCGCCTTTCGCACCGCTGCCCCGAGCCGGGTTGCGCTTGGTTTGCTGCTTCTGCTCCAGGGCGTGCCGGCGCTCGCGGGACCTAACCTGCAGGCGGTGATGAAGACCCTCGGGGATGACCTCTGCCGGGCGAGCGGGGCTCTGGTGCAGGAGGACTACCCCACCCTGGCCGAGGCAGCACGGGCCATCGCCGATCATCCCCGTCCGGGCATGAGCGAGCGGCTGAAGATTCTCGCGGGCCTGGGGACGGATGCCGAGCGCTTCAGGAGTGCCGACAGCGCCGTCCAAGATGCCGCAACGAGCCTCGCCGAGGCGGCGGAGAGAGAGGACGCACTGGCGGCGGCCGCGCACTACAGCCTGCTCGTGGAACAGTGCGTCGACTGTCACGCCGGTTTCCGCCAACGCGTCCGCGCCCTCCTCCACCCGTGA
- a CDS encoding efflux RND transporter periplasmic adaptor subunit, with protein MTETHTAPSASQKRRQRMALTGLALLLALVTAMAALRVGERLEPVPVLPRAPLAVDVEQLRQEPFVVSHKYTGSVEAHQRVILSARVTAVVKEIPFREGQTVEKGQLIALLDDQEMTEDLGRLKASEQRTRSELDFWETQLRRDEKLFKAGTIPERNRDESRRMVATLKASLRENSEEQAMARTRRDYTILNAPFDGRIQAISVLPGELAMPGKSLVELVASRPLKAVVSVPQSDLPGLGKGLPVQVRIPAVNAALAGRVDQLYPALEPGTRTATLETFLRSDTEGLLPGMQADVEVVLQYEESALVLPFEALRERNGESGVYVVRDQTAVWRPVTPGARTGRRIRIIDGLENGEWVVTTPDPRLADGQPLWLAGKEGL; from the coding sequence ATGACAGAAACACATACCGCCCCATCAGCATCCCAGAAACGCCGTCAGCGCATGGCGTTGACCGGGCTGGCGCTCCTCCTGGCTCTTGTGACGGCCATGGCGGCGCTGCGCGTCGGGGAGCGGCTTGAGCCGGTCCCTGTCCTGCCGCGTGCGCCCCTCGCCGTGGATGTTGAACAGCTGCGGCAGGAACCCTTCGTCGTCAGCCATAAATACACCGGCAGCGTCGAGGCCCACCAGCGGGTGATCCTCTCCGCCCGGGTGACGGCAGTGGTGAAGGAAATTCCGTTCCGCGAGGGCCAGACCGTCGAAAAGGGCCAGCTGATTGCCCTGCTGGATGACCAGGAGATGACCGAGGATCTGGGTCGCCTCAAGGCCAGCGAGCAGCGTACCCGGTCGGAACTCGATTTCTGGGAAACCCAGCTCAGGCGCGACGAGAAGCTGTTCAAGGCCGGCACCATCCCCGAGCGCAACCGCGACGAATCACGCCGGATGGTTGCGACCCTGAAGGCCTCCCTGCGGGAGAACAGCGAGGAGCAGGCGATGGCCCGCACCCGGCGGGACTACACCATCCTCAACGCGCCCTTCGACGGGCGCATTCAGGCCATTTCCGTCCTGCCGGGCGAGCTGGCCATGCCGGGCAAATCGCTTGTGGAGCTGGTGGCATCCAGACCCCTCAAGGCGGTGGTGAGCGTGCCCCAGTCCGATCTCCCGGGACTCGGAAAGGGACTGCCGGTCCAGGTCCGCATCCCCGCCGTGAACGCGGCCCTCGCCGGACGGGTGGATCAGCTCTATCCAGCGCTCGAGCCCGGCACCCGGACGGCCACGCTCGAAACCTTTCTCCGCTCCGACACCGAAGGGCTCCTGCCCGGGATGCAGGCCGATGTGGAAGTGGTTCTCCAGTACGAAGAGTCGGCCCTGGTGCTCCCGTTCGAGGCGCTCCGGGAGCGGAACGGCGAATCCGGGGTCTACGTCGTCCGCGACCAGACGGCGGTTTGGCGGCCAGTCACCCCGGGGGCGCGTACGGGACGTCGGATTCGGATCATCGATGGGCTGGAAAATGGCGAGTGGGTCGTGACGACCCCGGACCCCCGGCTGGCTGACGGCCAACCGCTCTGGCTCGCCGGAAAGGAGGGGCTCTGA
- a CDS encoding class I SAM-dependent methyltransferase, translating to MSADSAVKFKVLDACCGTRMMWFDRQHQGAVFGDKRSETITVTDRSHGRENGTRTLHIEPDVLMDFRDIPYPDNTFRLVAFDPPHLERAGPKSWMATKYGKLSDNWREDLRRGFAECFRVLEPEGVLVFKWNETHVKLREVLALTPERPLFGQVSGRGGLTHWLVFMKES from the coding sequence GTGAGCGCAGACAGCGCGGTCAAATTCAAGGTGCTTGATGCCTGCTGTGGCACTCGGATGATGTGGTTCGACCGTCAGCACCAGGGTGCTGTGTTCGGTGACAAGCGCAGCGAGACGATCACCGTTACCGACCGGAGTCACGGGCGAGAGAATGGCACCAGGACGCTGCACATTGAGCCTGACGTGCTGATGGACTTCAGGGATATTCCGTACCCTGACAACACCTTCCGGTTGGTGGCGTTCGACCCGCCGCACTTGGAGCGGGCCGGGCCGAAAAGCTGGATGGCCACGAAGTACGGAAAGCTCTCCGACAACTGGCGGGAGGATCTGCGCCGGGGCTTTGCCGAGTGCTTCCGGGTACTGGAGCCTGAGGGTGTGCTGGTGTTCAAGTGGAACGAAACCCACGTCAAGCTGCGCGAGGTGCTGGCGCTGACTCCGGAGCGTCCGCTTTTCGGGCAGGTTTCCGGGCGCGGCGGGCTCACGCACTGGCTGGTGTTTATGAAGGAGTCATAG
- a CDS encoding EF-hand domain-containing protein: protein MNIHNKTWPFRYGIRLLPCLLAAFVVTGVAAEEPVTRPFSVHDRDQDGVLSRDEYAALLGRMQERHEAGRFLCPRPLDFEEVDANGDQQITEEELGAALESQLERQRGYRHRRGREGRQR from the coding sequence ATGAATATACATAATAAAACATGGCCGTTTCGGTACGGGATCCGGCTGCTTCCCTGTCTGCTGGCGGCTTTCGTCGTGACCGGCGTCGCCGCGGAGGAGCCGGTAACCAGACCCTTTTCCGTCCACGACCGGGACCAGGACGGCGTCCTGAGCCGCGATGAGTACGCCGCACTGCTGGGACGGATGCAGGAGCGACACGAGGCCGGGCGGTTCCTTTGTCCGCGCCCGCTCGACTTCGAAGAAGTGGACGCCAATGGCGACCAGCAGATTACGGAAGAGGAACTGGGGGCGGCGCTCGAGTCGCAACTGGAGCGCCAGCGCGGCTACCGGCATCGCCGCGGACGCGAGGGGCGGCAGCGCTAG
- a CDS encoding tyrosine-type recombinase/integrase, with amino-acid sequence MADILAFTPRSVTPAGDLEVLAVRFLGHLSARSYAANTLQAYRRDLERLVGFLAGLDIRLVQSVAPQHIDRWLEALVHGEGLSPRTAARALEAAKGLFRFAVRRDWLTEQANPMRHVEPPRWHARKVVAPEEGTLLRVIDGIPADTRLGLRDRALFRLMYAAGLRVTAIASLDLYDPDRPPRFTVLPSGRVTYLNKGGAEKETVADETAMERLAEWLPVRHAFERQDSPPALFLSSRGGRLTRAGIHQRLREYGERAGVPGLHCHLLRHRRIGEVMDRAGLPLAHYLSGHSRTSTTADTYGQQSQERLRMRLLRECPVGGARHA; translated from the coding sequence ATGGCTGACATCCTCGCCTTCACCCCCCGCAGCGTCACGCCGGCGGGCGATCTGGAAGTGCTGGCGGTCCGCTTCCTCGGGCACCTGTCGGCCCGGAGCTACGCGGCCAACACCCTGCAGGCCTACCGGCGCGACCTGGAGCGGCTGGTGGGCTTCCTCGCCGGGCTGGACATCCGCCTGGTGCAGTCGGTCGCGCCCCAGCACATCGACCGCTGGCTCGAGGCCCTCGTCCACGGCGAGGGGCTGAGCCCGCGCACGGCGGCCCGGGCGCTGGAGGCGGCCAAGGGGCTGTTCCGCTTCGCTGTGCGCCGCGACTGGCTCACCGAGCAGGCCAACCCCATGCGGCACGTGGAGCCGCCCCGCTGGCACGCCCGCAAGGTGGTGGCGCCGGAGGAGGGCACCCTGCTGCGGGTCATCGACGGGATCCCGGCCGACACCCGCCTCGGGCTGCGCGACCGGGCCCTGTTCCGGCTGATGTACGCCGCCGGTCTCCGGGTCACTGCCATCGCCAGTCTCGACCTCTACGACCCGGACCGGCCGCCGCGCTTCACCGTGCTGCCCTCTGGCCGGGTGACCTACCTGAACAAGGGCGGGGCGGAGAAGGAGACCGTGGCCGACGAGACGGCCATGGAGCGGCTGGCGGAGTGGCTGCCCGTGCGCCACGCCTTCGAGCGGCAGGACTCGCCGCCGGCGCTGTTCCTCTCCTCCCGCGGCGGGCGCCTGACCCGGGCCGGTATCCACCAGCGCCTGCGGGAGTACGGCGAGCGGGCCGGAGTTCCGGGCCTGCACTGCCACCTGCTCCGCCACCGCCGCATCGGCGAGGTGATGGACCGCGCCGGCCTGCCGCTGGCGCACTACCTGAGCGGGCACAGCCGCACGTCCACCACGGCGGACACCTACGGCCAGCAGAGCCAGGAGCGGCTCCGCATGCGCCTGCTCCGGGAGTGCCCGGTGGGGGGTGCGCGCCATGCTTAA
- a CDS encoding tyrosine-type recombinase/integrase, with the protein MTEPALKRTYGRVGDLLYRFDQYLLVGGRSATTRRVYLATLRRWAAAVGDLLAPSGSSRDDWIRARRRSVGVATFNAEMSALRAFYRWAHFMDLSETDPATFIPHSTRAPRRLVRVLNEYQVGALLSAPDLQTLIGFRDHVILRLVYETGLRASEVVRLELGSVSDDRTVRVDAGKGRVDRILPISEQMLGLLDSWVMLRRATLPGKSAVLFCTHRGKPFRSGRSVWEIVNRYAREAMGLARGYESVRRVARQKPWSGQYPHLLRAAMATHLLERGCDLRAVQELLGHASLSTTARYLAVDIQMLKREHAKLGR; encoded by the coding sequence ATGACGGAACCCGCGTTAAAACGCACTTATGGTCGTGTCGGCGACCTGCTCTACCGGTTCGACCAGTACCTGCTCGTCGGTGGCCGTTCGGCGACGACGCGGCGGGTGTACCTCGCCACGTTGCGCCGGTGGGCCGCTGCTGTTGGTGATCTGCTCGCGCCATCCGGTTCATCACGCGACGACTGGATCCGCGCACGCCGGCGCTCGGTCGGCGTGGCCACCTTCAATGCAGAGATGTCGGCGCTGCGTGCCTTCTACCGCTGGGCCCACTTCATGGACCTGTCGGAGACTGACCCCGCCACGTTCATCCCACACAGCACCCGGGCGCCCCGGCGGCTGGTGCGGGTGCTCAATGAGTACCAGGTTGGCGCCCTGCTCTCCGCGCCGGACCTGCAGACCCTGATCGGTTTCAGGGACCATGTAATCCTCCGCCTGGTGTACGAAACCGGGCTCCGTGCCTCCGAGGTGGTGCGCCTGGAGCTGGGCAGCGTGTCCGATGACCGCACGGTCAGGGTGGACGCCGGCAAAGGCCGGGTGGACCGGATCCTGCCCATCTCCGAGCAGATGCTCGGGCTCCTCGATAGCTGGGTGATGCTCCGCCGGGCAACGCTGCCCGGGAAGTCGGCGGTGCTGTTCTGCACCCACCGCGGCAAGCCATTCCGGTCCGGGCGCAGCGTGTGGGAGATCGTCAACCGCTACGCCCGGGAGGCTATGGGCCTGGCCCGTGGCTACGAAAGCGTCCGCCGGGTGGCCCGCCAGAAGCCCTGGTCCGGCCAGTATCCCCATCTGCTGCGAGCGGCGATGGCCACCCACCTGCTCGAGCGCGGGTGCGACCTGCGGGCCGTGCAGGAGCTGCTCGGCCACGCCAGCCTGTCCACCACGGCGCGCTACCTGGCCGTGGATATCCAGATGCTGAAACGGGAGCATGCCAAGTTGGGGCGTTGA
- a CDS encoding hydrogenase small subunit yields MTTCLWTGRLHVDAPETISSPTLARGLSRRAFLKWAAVTASSLALPASAAAEMIDALDDRRRLPVIWLSFQECTGCSESLTRAEAPTLERLLFVFISLEYHHLLQAAAGTRAEAARDEAREREKGGYLLVVEGSIPTALGGACATTAGKSHLDQLREFAADAAAVIAVGGCATDGGLPAAAPNPTGAMGVGALMEAGLVATRPLVNLPGCPPLPVVLSGTLAHYLAFGRFPDSDEAGRPRAFYGGTVHERCSRYHFYQQGLFARRFDDEGARQGWCLYELGCRGPVTRNACASHKWNGGVSFPIQAGHPCIGCSESGFWDRDGFYRPLEAIALERADASGRGEALYQGNCVYCHPVDPAQFGLAPEELVERLRSSGIRAHRRFSFTDGELQDLEAYLSDRAATPP; encoded by the coding sequence TTGACAACCTGTCTGTGGACCGGGCGGCTGCATGTCGATGCCCCGGAAACGATTTCGTCACCGACCCTCGCGCGGGGGCTCTCAAGGCGCGCCTTTCTCAAGTGGGCCGCGGTGACGGCCTCCAGCCTGGCATTGCCGGCGTCCGCCGCCGCGGAGATGATTGATGCGCTCGATGACCGTCGCCGGTTGCCCGTCATCTGGCTCTCGTTCCAGGAGTGCACCGGCTGCAGCGAATCCCTGACCCGCGCCGAGGCTCCCACCCTCGAGCGGCTGCTGTTCGTCTTCATCTCCCTGGAGTACCACCACCTGCTCCAGGCGGCGGCGGGCACGCGGGCGGAAGCGGCCCGTGACGAAGCCCGGGAGCGGGAGAAGGGCGGCTACCTGCTGGTGGTGGAGGGCTCCATTCCGACCGCCCTGGGCGGCGCCTGCGCCACCACGGCGGGGAAGAGCCACCTGGACCAGCTGCGGGAATTCGCCGCGGATGCCGCCGCGGTCATCGCCGTGGGCGGCTGCGCCACCGACGGTGGCCTGCCGGCCGCGGCACCCAATCCCACGGGCGCCATGGGGGTCGGGGCGCTGATGGAGGCGGGGCTGGTGGCGACCAGGCCACTGGTGAATCTCCCCGGCTGCCCGCCGCTGCCCGTGGTGCTGAGCGGAACGCTGGCCCACTACCTGGCGTTCGGGCGATTTCCCGACAGCGACGAAGCGGGCCGGCCACGGGCCTTCTACGGCGGAACGGTCCATGAACGCTGCAGCCGCTACCACTTCTACCAGCAGGGCCTCTTCGCACGGCGGTTCGACGACGAAGGCGCCCGCCAGGGCTGGTGCCTGTACGAGCTGGGATGCCGGGGACCGGTCACCCGCAACGCCTGCGCCTCGCACAAGTGGAACGGGGGTGTCAGCTTCCCGATCCAGGCCGGGCATCCCTGCATCGGCTGCTCGGAGTCCGGTTTCTGGGACCGGGATGGCTTCTACCGGCCGCTCGAGGCGATAGCCCTGGAGCGAGCCGACGCGTCCGGCCGGGGAGAGGCCCTCTACCAGGGCAACTGCGTCTACTGCCACCCGGTGGACCCGGCGCAGTTCGGCCTCGCGCCCGAAGAGTTGGTCGAGCGCCTGCGCTCGAGCGGAATCCGCGCCCACCGGCGCTTCAGTTTCACGGATGGGGAATTGCAGGACCTGGAAGCCTACCTGTCCGACCGGGCCGCAACACCGCCATGA
- a CDS encoding porin yields the protein MKKLLGFSVAVALAAPLAATANPTVYGRVNVNLVQEDMDTGDSESWDVENNSSRIGVKGSEDLGNSMTAIYQLEFGVDASDSGNLDGRLAYAGISGQFGTVAMGRQWTPYYGSVAKTDIMQIDTMDDHYLGLARVGNAVAYVTPTFNGLSGKAALVIDGDGAGEDTGEDFADWTNLSLDYENGPLSIGASWLRENSGEGDQFGLAGKFNVGRFAVIGQYENASEEIAEYTFFSDTALTRDDVTSWAVGGEAYFGNNTIRAVYGDVDAGAGGEYSNWSLGAEHMFSKRTRVYAEYEDSEHNKVSCGDSCVEYVEGQRFGVGIRHDF from the coding sequence ATGAAAAAGTTGCTTGGATTTTCCGTAGCCGTGGCCCTGGCGGCGCCCTTGGCCGCCACCGCGAACCCCACTGTCTACGGGCGGGTGAATGTCAACCTCGTGCAGGAGGACATGGATACGGGGGACAGCGAATCCTGGGACGTGGAAAACAACAGTTCCCGAATCGGCGTGAAGGGTTCCGAGGACCTCGGCAACAGTATGACTGCCATTTACCAACTTGAGTTCGGCGTCGATGCATCCGACTCGGGCAACCTGGACGGAAGACTGGCCTACGCGGGCATCTCCGGCCAGTTCGGCACGGTGGCCATGGGCCGGCAGTGGACCCCCTACTACGGCAGCGTGGCGAAGACCGACATCATGCAGATCGACACGATGGACGACCACTACCTCGGCCTGGCGCGGGTCGGCAACGCCGTGGCCTATGTGACACCCACCTTCAACGGCCTGAGCGGCAAGGCGGCACTGGTCATCGACGGTGATGGTGCCGGCGAGGATACGGGCGAGGACTTTGCCGACTGGACCAATCTCTCCCTCGACTACGAGAACGGCCCCCTGTCCATCGGTGCCTCATGGCTGCGCGAGAACAGCGGCGAAGGCGACCAGTTCGGGCTTGCCGGCAAGTTCAATGTCGGCCGCTTCGCGGTGATTGGCCAGTACGAGAACGCCAGCGAGGAGATTGCCGAGTACACCTTTTTCAGCGACACGGCGCTGACGCGCGACGACGTGACCTCCTGGGCCGTCGGCGGCGAGGCCTATTTCGGCAACAACACCATCAGGGCGGTCTACGGCGACGTGGATGCCGGTGCCGGTGGCGAATACAGCAACTGGAGCCTGGGCGCGGAACACATGTTCAGCAAGCGCACCCGTGTCTACGCGGAGTATGAGGACTCCGAGCACAACAAGGTGAGCTGTGGTGACTCCTGCGTCGAGTACGTCGAGGGTCAGCGTTTTGGTGTCGGCATCCGGCACGACTTTTAG